The DNA region GCCGCGCCCCTCCAACGGCCTGGGCACCAACAGCGTCAACACCCAGTACAAGCTGATCCTCTCCGGCGCGACCAACCGCTCCGGCGACAACAAGGAACTCATCGACTGGGTCACCGCCGCCAAGGCCGCCGTGGTCAAGGACAACTCCGTCCCCGGCCACCCGGTCAACCCCTCGGACGTGCCGGCCGACGCCGTCACCTCCTCCGGCTCCGGCCTCGACCCGGCCATCTCCCCGGAGTACGCACAGCTCCAGGTGCGCCGCGTGGCCGAGCGGAACCATCTCGCCGTCGACCAGGTGGAGAAGCTCGTCGAAGAGCACACGGACGGCCGGATCCTCGGTTTCGTCGGAGAGCCGAGGGTCAACGTCCTCCAGCTCAACATCGCCCTCAAGCAGTTGGTGAAGTGAACGGGGCCTGAGAAGGCCCGCGCGGCGGGGCGCCGGGGCCGGACCCGGCGCCCCGCCACGCCCGTTCACCGGGCCGGGGTGCCCAGGGTGCCCGGGTACAGGTACTTCCGCGGCGGGATCACCGTGCCGTCCACCCACGCCGCGAAGAAGCCCTTGAGGTCCTTGCCCGAGACCTTCGTCGCCAGCGCCTCGAACTGCCGGAACGGGGCATTGCCGTACGCGTGGTCGCGGGTCCAGGTCCGCAGCGTCCGGAAGAACGCCTCGTCGCCCACCGTGCGGCGCAGGGCGTGCAGCATCAGCGAGCCCTTGAAGTACAGAGCCGAGTCCAGCTGTTTGCCCGGTCCGGGGTCGTAGAGCCTGACGGACCAGAACGACGGGTCGTTCCGGTAGTCCTCCACCTCGGACCGGTAGTAGTCCCGGTCCAGATCGGCGCCTTTGTGCTCCTCCCACAACTGCCCCGCGTACTGGGCGAAGCACTCGGCGACGCAGCCGTCCCGCCAGTCCACGAACGAGACGCTGTCACCGAACCACTGGTGGGTGTTCTCGTGGACCATCGAGGCGTCGAAGAGCATGCCGCTGTAGGTGGGGCGGCTCTGGGTCTCCAGGGCGAGGGGGCCGTCGGAGGACTCCTCGGCGGCCCCGACGACGATGGCGCCCGCCGAGGA from Streptomyces sp. NBC_01591 includes:
- a CDS encoding potassium-transporting ATPase subunit C; the encoded protein is MNNSVANTARLLWAGLRALLVLTVVCGVIYPLAVTGVAQGIFPDQANGSEITANGKVVGSELIGQRYDLPLKKGQETAAPDLKWFQPRPSNGLGTNSVNTQYKLILSGATNRSGDNKELIDWVTAAKAAVVKDNSVPGHPVNPSDVPADAVTSSGSGLDPAISPEYAQLQVRRVAERNHLAVDQVEKLVEEHTDGRILGFVGEPRVNVLQLNIALKQLVK